ATTATTACCTTGTATCCATCAAGCGCACTTTGAACTAGCTGTGACATTTCCACAAACACATCATCTTGCGAAGCGCTGTGATCGAAAACCTTGTCATATGAAAAAGAACATTTCTGACCTACAAATTGCAAAACCAAAGGCATAATGTCTTTAGATTTGATGCAAGAAACCAAAGGCATAACCAGCAAAAAAGTGTGAAGTGGCATAATTCACCTTGATTCAACAAATCAATACCACGCCCAGCATTTTCCACGGATGATGGATAAGAAATAATGGCTTCTTCCTGACCATTAGAATCAGAGTCCGACAGAAAGGGCCGAACCCTACAAAATACTCTGATATTGCCTTTTAGTTCCTGCAAAAAAGGAACATAATCAGTACCAAGAGAGAAATCTGCATAATATTGCAATGTGTTGTTTATAATTTGTTGCCACTGTTTTGCAAGTATTACCAAGATGGTGTTATGCAGCTTCTTTCGTAGCTTATCAGCTTCAATGATTTGAAACTCTGCATATGCCAAGCGCTCTTCCAGATCTTTAATTGTCTCTTTCTGTGTTTCATATCCTGTCATCGCCTCAATTGCAGTCACATCAGCATGCTGCATAAAGCAAATAATTACATTAATCTTCAAAGGATGTTATAATATATTGTGAAAACTGGGAGCTACAATTATGCTTTTCTAACCTTCAGCTTCTCTGTTGCAACTGCAAGCTGCTTCTGCAATGTTTCAATTTGTTCTTGCTGTGAACTGCACGTTTCCTGATGACAAGCATAATGATAAGCCTTTCGCATAAAAAAGAAGCATAATGACTAGCCAACTAGTCACATGAAAATTAACCAAATGAACTGAAAGCACAAACCTCAAAGGCTGCCGCTTTTATTCTCAAAAGTTCAGAGTCTTTCGAAGACTTTCTAGCCTGTTCGCTGTAAGTGGCCAGTTCAGCGGTCAAGGTATTCAGTTGAGCAACAGACTGATCACGGTCTTCTCTAACTTGCTGTAAATCAGCTCTGAGGCACTCTACTTCTTTTCTAAGTTCTTCTTTCACTCTAATTGCTTCTTTCTGGGAGGACTGAAAGAGTATAAAATAGATTATGCAAACTATAAGGGAAAGAAAGAGTTGACTCAAACTACTAAGCCTGAAAACTGAAAAGTACAGTTTTACATGTCACAAACAAAACTCACCATGGAAGAATCCAACTGGTTCTTCATTGAGTTGTTAAGATCTTTCAGATTAGTCATGGCTTCCATCATTGCACTCTTCTCCCTTTGCAGCTTCGAGATGATTTCTCCATTCTTTGATGTATCAGCTTGAAGATTACTGTTGTATTGCTGCAAGCTGGAGTTGTATTCCTGAAGTCTTTTGTTGGTGTCTTGGACCATTTTTAGCTAGTTCACAAATTTTGCAGTCAGCAAAAGGATTTACGATACAAACTCATGTAAAGACATCGTGATTTGAACCTCTACCTGCTCACTAAACCGTTTAGCCTCATGAGTGACCCTTTCAAGATCGACCGTCAGTACATCCCGTGAAGCCTCGGCTGATTCCCTTTCTTCTCTTTCCTTCTCATAGGACTCCACAGCAAGCTGCCAGTTGGGAAATTGAGACTTAAGGTTGTGCTTCAAGTCTGTATCACATCAGATACATAATAGTGTTGTGGGAGTTCTCACCAGCCTGGCGGCCTTCTCCTTGTTCAAGCTCTCCTCCAGTGAGTCACACCGTGTTGTCATTTCCAAGTTTGCCGCTTTCAACTCTTCAAGCGCACCACTGAGCTGAGCCTCTGCAGAGACAATCCAACAAAATTCAGATTCTGAGAATATGGCAATATctatatttttttgcatttttacgaactactccctccgtccggaaatacttgtcacataaatggataaaaatggatgtatttaagaactaaaatacgtctagatacattcatttcgctgacaagtatttccggacggagggagtacattattgaTGGTTGAACACCAGCAAATTATAAACTGGTGATCAGAACAGTAAGAACTCCCTAAAAATAGCTCAGTCTGAAAGACCAAACAGACAGACACAAAAGATGAAGCAGCAGCATTATAATGCAGTACTGAACGCGGTCACGGGTTCGACACCACCAGAGGATGATAAATTGATGAGAGAAGGATATGCAAGTGGCATAATAAATGAGTCACTTGTACCCTCGACAGGATCAAACAGTCACGGAAGGAGTTATGAGCATGAGAGATTAGAATTCCTCACCAAACTCTGCGTGACGAGCATTGTCTGAATCTATCTGCCCCCGAAGCTTCTCCTGCTCGGCCAAGTAGCCGTCTTCCAGCTCCACCAGCCACCGGATGCAGGCCCTCAGCCGCTTGATGTACTCGCTCATCTGCTCCGTCCGCCCCTGCACAAATCCAACCGGTTCAGGAACCCCCGCTCGAACGAATCTGCAACGAAATCGACCCGGGACCAAGAAACCCGGAAAGAAGGAAGACCTTGTAGTCGTTCTTGGATTTGCCCTTCATCTTCTCGTTGAGCAGGCGGTCGACATCCTCCCTCCCGCTGAACTCGAAGGCGGGCGCCTCGGACCCGGCCTCCGACGGCGCCGGCTCGCTGTTCGCCCCGCCGCCGTTGTTGATTGCCGAGAGGACGTTGCGGCGCGGCGGCGCGTTGTACCCCATCCCGCGCCGCAGGCTCCCCAGGTTCTCCTTCTTCTGCGAGGCCACCATTAGCACCAAGAAATCAGGAACAAATCGAAGAAAAAATTCATTCACGGGAGaaagaaaaggggggagaaagaagagaagGAGGGGTCACCTGGTGTGGGCTGCGCGGCGTGAGGGAGGACGCCATGGGATTATTACTAGCCGGATTAGGGGTTAATACTACTACTAGCGGAGAGTGAGCggtctctcctctcctctcctcgccAGTGATGGAGTGGTGGAGGTGGGTGGGGGAAAGGGAGC
The window above is part of the Triticum aestivum cultivar Chinese Spring chromosome 2A, IWGSC CS RefSeq v2.1, whole genome shotgun sequence genome. Proteins encoded here:
- the LOC123190555 gene encoding kinesin-like protein KIN-14H; the encoded protein is MASSLTPRSPHQKKENLGSLRRGMGYNAPPRRNVLSAINNGGGANSEPAPSEAGSEAPAFEFSGREDVDRLLNEKMKGKSKNDYKGRTEQMSEYIKRLRACIRWLVELEDGYLAEQEKLRGQIDSDNARHAEFEAQLSGALEELKAANLEMTTRCDSLEESLNKEKAARLLAVESYEKEREERESAEASRDVLTVDLERVTHEAKRFSEQLKMVQDTNKRLQEYNSSLQQYNSNLQADTSKNGEIISKLQREKSAMMEAMTNLKDLNNSMKNQLDSSMSSQKEAIRVKEELRKEVECLRADLQQVREDRDQSVAQLNTLTAELATYSEQARKSSKDSELLRIKAAAFEETCSSQQEQIETLQKQLAVATEKLKHADVTAIEAMTGYETQKETIKDLEERLAYAEFQIIEADKLRKKLHNTILELKGNIRVFCRVRPFLSDSDSNGQEEAIISYPSSVENAGRGIDLLNQGQKCSFSYDKVFDHSASQDDVFVEMSQLVQSALDGYKVCIFAYGQTGSGKTYTMMGKPGRDQKGIIPRSLEQIFKTSQSLESQGWKYCMQASMLEIYNETIRDLLAPGRSSSEMAGGKQYTIKHDSQGNTTVSDLTTTNVFSTADVTSLLEKASHSRSVGKTQMNEQSSRSHFVFTLKIFGSNESTGQQVQGVLNLIDLAGSERLTKSGATGDRLKETQAINKSLSALSDVIFAIAKNDDHVPFRNSKLTYLLQPCLGGDSKTLMFVNVSPEASSAGETLCSLRFASRVNACEIGVARRQTQSKSSSDNSNRLSYG